A stretch of Pseudomonadota bacterium DNA encodes these proteins:
- a CDS encoding CBS domain-containing protein — MTGKLKIHTQRADGVPMELFFQLDQRVRAPAEVEKTLGQILASLAKAGGPGDAEAVQALALALVVRTLSAKPSSRLNLDLAQEMAGAAIAAAREMETGMNRKIADIIKNQKIASLPPTATVRQAAKTMAKRNIGAIMVMDAKDVLVGVFTERDMVKRVVAEGLNVETTTLEKVMTKNPYTMPSSESTLVALRHMRESGYRHMPIVDNGKLKGVVSTRDFVGAELKQLEIETAFRGAVMAEGFQPRA, encoded by the coding sequence ATGACCGGCAAACTCAAAATCCACACACAACGCGCCGACGGCGTGCCGATGGAGCTGTTCTTCCAGCTCGATCAGCGCGTGCGTGCGCCCGCCGAGGTGGAAAAAACCCTGGGGCAGATATTGGCAAGCTTGGCGAAGGCTGGGGGGCCGGGCGATGCCGAGGCGGTGCAGGCGCTGGCTTTGGCGCTGGTGGTGCGCACGCTCTCGGCAAAACCGTCCTCACGACTGAACCTCGATCTGGCCCAGGAGATGGCCGGCGCAGCCATTGCGGCCGCGCGGGAAATGGAGACCGGCATGAATCGCAAGATCGCCGATATCATCAAGAATCAGAAGATCGCCAGCCTACCGCCGACGGCCACGGTCCGCCAGGCAGCGAAGACCATGGCCAAGCGCAACATCGGCGCGATCATGGTCATGGACGCCAAGGACGTCCTGGTGGGCGTGTTCACCGAACGCGACATGGTGAAGCGCGTGGTGGCCGAAGGTCTCAATGTGGAGACGACGACGCTCGAGAAAGTGATGACCAAGAACCCCTACACCATGCCTTCCTCGGAGAGCACGCTGGTGGCGCTGCGGCATATGCGCGAGTCCGGCTACCGGCACATGCCGATCGTGGACAACGGCAAGCTCAAGGGCGTGGTCTCCACCCGCGACTTCGTCGGCGCCGAGCTGAAGCAGCTCGAGATCGAGACCGCCTTCCGCGGCGCGGTCATGGCCGAGGGCTTCCAGCCCCGGGCTTGA
- the gndA gene encoding NADP-dependent phosphogluconate dehydrogenase codes for MRAIGLIGLGVMGRNLALNLAGHGIAVHAYDLDEAARTGLAGLESIRLSRSPAALLAGLERPRAILVMVNAGAATDRAIESLEPGLSAGDILADGGNAHYTDTIGRARALGKSGVRFLGLGVSGGAEGARLGPALMAGGDAGAFRELEPILDAIAAKAGGRACLGYFGGDGAGHFVKMVHNAIEYAVMAAIAEAWFALRHLAGLAHGEAAEAIAGWNRGEAQSYLLEITADVLGRIDGASGQPLVEMVLDRAEQKGTGAWAVEASLALGVAAPSLAEAVFARTLSSAKEERVAAELRLGSPLHVDPSQRDALRRQLPRALFAATLACYAQGFQLLAAGSSQHGWNIDPAAVAEVWRGGCILRAALLDPIAAAFRGAPGLANLMLDSALAAAMAEREADWRAMVAAALVGGAPVPVLASALAYAQGYRTKRGAAALIQAQRDRFGGHGFQRIDRPGNHHGPWSGPE; via the coding sequence ATGAGGGCAATCGGGCTGATCGGGCTGGGGGTGATGGGGCGCAATCTGGCGCTCAACCTCGCCGGACACGGCATCGCCGTCCACGCCTACGACCTGGATGAAGCCGCCCGCACCGGTCTTGCCGGCCTCGAATCCATCCGTCTTTCCCGCTCGCCCGCAGCGCTGCTCGCTGGGCTCGAGCGGCCGCGGGCAATTCTGGTCATGGTCAATGCCGGCGCGGCGACGGATCGGGCGATCGAATCCCTGGAGCCGGGTCTTAGCGCCGGCGACATCCTCGCCGATGGCGGCAATGCGCATTACACCGACACCATCGGACGCGCCCGCGCGCTCGGGAAATCCGGGGTGCGCTTCCTCGGCCTCGGCGTCTCCGGCGGTGCCGAGGGCGCGCGCCTCGGCCCGGCGCTGATGGCGGGGGGCGATGCCGGCGCCTTCCGGGAGCTCGAGCCGATCCTGGACGCGATCGCGGCCAAGGCCGGCGGTCGCGCCTGCCTCGGCTATTTCGGCGGCGACGGCGCCGGACATTTCGTCAAGATGGTGCACAACGCCATCGAATATGCAGTCATGGCGGCGATTGCCGAGGCCTGGTTCGCGCTGCGTCATCTCGCCGGCCTCGCCCACGGCGAAGCGGCCGAAGCGATCGCCGGCTGGAATCGTGGGGAGGCTCAGAGCTATCTCCTGGAGATCACCGCCGACGTGCTCGGGCGCATCGATGGTGCCAGCGGCCAACCGCTGGTCGAGATGGTCCTCGACCGGGCCGAGCAGAAGGGCACCGGCGCCTGGGCGGTGGAAGCCTCGCTCGCTCTCGGCGTGGCGGCGCCGAGCCTCGCCGAGGCGGTGTTCGCGCGCACGCTCTCTTCGGCAAAGGAGGAGCGGGTCGCAGCCGAATTGCGTCTGGGCTCGCCCTTGCACGTCGACCCCAGCCAGCGCGACGCGCTGCGCCGGCAGCTCCCCCGCGCGCTCTTCGCCGCCACGCTTGCCTGCTACGCCCAGGGTTTCCAGCTCTTGGCGGCCGGCTCCAGCCAGCATGGCTGGAACATCGATCCGGCCGCGGTGGCGGAGGTTTGGCGGGGCGGCTGCATCTTGCGGGCGGCGCTCTTGGACCCGATCGCGGCTGCGTTTCGCGGCGCGCCCGGACTTGCCAATCTCATGCTCGATTCCGCCCTTGCCGCGGCGATGGCGGAGCGCGAGGCGGATTGGCGGGCGATGGTCGCGGCAGCTCTCGTCGGCGGCGCACCGGTGCCGGTTCTGGCCTCCGCACTCGCCTATGCCCAGGGCTACCGCACAAAGCGCGGCGCCGCCGCACTCATCCAGGCCCAGCGCGATCGCTTCGGCGGGCATGGCTTCCAGCGCATCGACCGGCCCGGCAACCATCACGGACCATGGAGCGGGCCCGAGTGA